The following coding sequences lie in one Deinococcus detaillensis genomic window:
- a CDS encoding ATP-binding protein, protein MALELLLLGTPLIRFQGQPLELPVRKAAGLLAYLALEGPTPRSRLAGLLWDDGDEARARTNLRQLLRRVRSAVPEALIETQDELLCLSPEVAVDALEFAALLDVGEREAALATYRGDFLSHTDWPASPDFEDWAQAQREQLSLRWQAAMTQQAADWEAQGEYARALQAHLRLLQTDELQEARHCAVMRLYGLLGERGAALKQFERCRQVLSAELGLTPLPHTLQIAEQLRRGDLEQSYLTQALSPPLSAPLSVTALELPFVARDAAWRAVTRLQVPLVLLTGEPGVGKTRLLEELARSRGRYWVVRAQELTQFTPLAPLLPLLRSLLAESGWPLSQAARRELARLLPEVSGGATTSAASASSAPQSSPLLSQSLPSPLPLSPLAPSQSTPSQIAPNAAERTRFVEVLSEAVLLLFESPHPANPLITLLIDDAHWLDATTLEVIGNLAQRLKSQPLRLLVSARAFELSERPHAHAAFSALEKAGLARQLRLEPWSETDLLSLIRTVSGSRRGEYFTQRLHEATGGNPLFVQETLRGLIEGGSLWQDAAGGWHTVYDSVNPTYEDMPLSITVRGTLLERLERLGPSARRLLDAASLAGEVFAAEDLAQTTALDEWTSLELLERAEQAGLLRADPLGYRFGHELVRRVLDDELRPSRRRLLHRRLAATLQRRGSPPARIAQHLQAAGENREALAWWRTAAADAKRVYAYREALAHYAQALALTTDARERCSLLSERITLWRILNEQAGWQQDAGEMLQLAERLGDLTLRAEAATKLARLTFRTGNNAEAVTRMEEVLSWVGVPDELRAEAYLIAGMAAKQWGRLAWAQEQLHLGLACNPPSDLSRAGILHLTLAECQAENGDLPSARVSIQQSVEVMTQASDIDGQIRAKFNLGWILHLSGETQQALTAWMWVREQAKAVGMTFIQIEVLLQLLGLYLEEGQADLSLELWEEIEAFSKLTEPRIDAAKKYYWHLYYLLMGNLGKALQNLLQAINLTRKAKLEKHAAYFNIVLSQFWLDLADYQAAEQNLDTQIVKTPQFEPYRLFEYTIQAKLNLFRGDSTQALRCLESGERWRSLAEFPEQTLADLTRGEVLFALGRSSEAEEILATIGPSAAPSLRADALALQLWQPDPPAALIPEAQALLSSRRLNALTALRLQFALARLPDAAPELHLRARDSLATLAQTLTPIQAQRFTAFYLAQLPPE, encoded by the coding sequence ATGGCCCTTGAGCTGCTGCTGCTCGGCACTCCCCTGATTCGCTTCCAAGGTCAGCCGCTCGAACTGCCGGTTCGCAAAGCGGCGGGCTTGCTGGCGTATCTGGCGCTTGAAGGCCCCACGCCGCGCAGCCGCCTAGCCGGACTGCTCTGGGACGACGGCGACGAAGCGCGGGCACGCACCAATTTGCGCCAACTGCTGCGCCGCGTGCGCTCCGCCGTGCCGGAAGCCCTGATCGAAACGCAAGACGAACTGCTGTGCCTCAGCCCCGAGGTCGCGGTGGACGCTCTAGAATTTGCAGCGCTGCTGGACGTGGGCGAACGTGAAGCGGCGCTGGCCACCTACCGGGGCGACTTTTTGAGCCACACCGATTGGCCCGCCAGCCCCGACTTTGAAGACTGGGCGCAGGCGCAGCGTGAGCAGCTCTCGCTGCGCTGGCAAGCCGCCATGACGCAGCAAGCCGCCGACTGGGAAGCGCAGGGCGAGTATGCGCGGGCGCTGCAAGCCCACCTGCGCCTGCTGCAAACCGATGAGCTACAAGAAGCGCGGCACTGCGCCGTGATGCGCCTTTACGGTCTGCTGGGCGAACGCGGCGCGGCCCTGAAGCAGTTTGAGCGCTGCCGTCAGGTGCTGAGCGCTGAACTCGGCCTGACGCCGCTGCCGCACACGCTCCAAATCGCTGAGCAGCTTCGGCGCGGCGACCTCGAACAAAGTTACCTGACGCAGGCGCTCAGCCCGCCGCTGTCTGCTCCCTTGTCGGTGACGGCGCTCGAACTGCCGTTCGTCGCCCGTGACGCGGCTTGGCGGGCCGTGACGCGGCTGCAAGTCCCGCTGGTGCTGCTCACTGGCGAGCCGGGGGTGGGCAAAACCCGTTTGCTGGAAGAACTGGCCCGCTCACGCGGTAGGTATTGGGTGGTTCGCGCCCAAGAGCTGACCCAGTTCACCCCGCTCGCTCCGCTGCTGCCTTTGCTGCGCTCGCTTCTCGCAGAAAGCGGGTGGCCGCTGAGTCAGGCCGCCCGCCGAGAACTCGCCCGCTTGTTGCCGGAAGTGTCCGGCGGGGCAACAACTTCTGCGGCCAGTGCCAGTTCTGCGCCTCAGAGCAGTCCTCTTCTGAGTCAGTCTTTGCCCAGTCCACTTCCACTCAGCCCACTTGCTCCCAGCCAAAGTACGCCCAGCCAGATCGCGCCCAATGCCGCCGAGCGCACCCGCTTCGTGGAGGTCTTGAGCGAGGCCGTGCTGCTGCTGTTTGAATCTCCGCACCCCGCCAATCCGCTCATCACCTTACTGATTGACGACGCCCACTGGCTCGACGCCACCACCTTAGAAGTCATTGGAAACTTGGCTCAGCGTCTCAAGAGTCAGCCGCTGCGGCTCCTCGTCTCGGCGCGGGCTTTTGAACTCTCCGAGCGTCCGCACGCCCACGCCGCTTTTTCCGCCCTCGAGAAAGCGGGGCTGGCGCGGCAACTCCGGCTTGAACCCTGGAGCGAAACCGATTTGCTCTCGCTGATTCGTACCGTGTCAGGCAGCCGCCGGGGTGAGTATTTTACCCAGCGGCTGCATGAGGCGACGGGCGGCAACCCGCTGTTCGTGCAAGAAACGCTGCGCGGCCTGATTGAGGGCGGCAGTCTCTGGCAAGACGCGGCAGGCGGCTGGCACACGGTTTACGACAGCGTGAATCCCACCTACGAAGACATGCCGCTTTCAATCACTGTGCGCGGCACACTGCTTGAGCGTTTGGAGCGCCTCGGCCCCTCGGCCCGCCGCTTGCTGGACGCGGCGAGTTTGGCGGGCGAGGTCTTTGCCGCCGAGGATTTGGCCCAAACCACCGCTCTAGACGAGTGGACAAGTTTAGAACTCCTCGAGCGGGCTGAGCAAGCCGGACTCTTGCGGGCCGACCCACTGGGCTACCGCTTCGGGCACGAGCTGGTGCGCCGCGTGCTGGACGACGAGCTGAGGCCGTCCCGCCGCCGTTTGCTGCACCGCCGCCTCGCCGCCACTTTGCAGCGGCGCGGCAGCCCGCCCGCCCGGATTGCCCAGCACCTTCAGGCCGCAGGCGAAAACCGCGAAGCGCTGGCGTGGTGGCGCACGGCAGCGGCGGACGCCAAGCGGGTTTACGCTTACCGCGAGGCGCTGGCGCACTATGCGCAGGCATTGGCCCTCACCACTGACGCCCGCGAGCGGTGCTCTCTGCTCTCCGAGCGGATTACGCTGTGGCGCATTCTCAACGAGCAAGCAGGCTGGCAGCAAGACGCGGGAGAGATGCTGCAACTCGCCGAGCGCTTGGGCGACCTGACGCTGCGGGCCGAGGCCGCCACCAAGTTGGCCCGCCTGACCTTCCGCACCGGCAACAACGCCGAGGCGGTGACCCGCATGGAAGAAGTCCTGAGCTGGGTCGGCGTGCCGGATGAGCTGCGGGCCGAGGCGTACCTGATCGCGGGAATGGCCGCTAAGCAGTGGGGAAGACTGGCGTGGGCGCAGGAGCAACTCCACCTCGGTCTCGCCTGCAATCCGCCGAGCGATCTGAGTCGGGCGGGCATTCTGCATCTCACTTTGGCCGAATGCCAAGCCGAAAATGGTGATTTGCCCTCTGCCCGCGTCAGCATTCAGCAAAGCGTAGAGGTGATGACTCAGGCCAGCGATATAGACGGCCAAATTCGCGCCAAGTTTAACTTAGGATGGATCCTGCACTTGTCAGGTGAAACGCAACAGGCGCTGACAGCGTGGATGTGGGTACGCGAGCAGGCCAAAGCGGTAGGGATGACCTTCATTCAGATCGAGGTCTTGTTGCAACTCTTAGGACTTTATTTAGAAGAAGGCCAAGCAGATCTGTCATTGGAACTATGGGAAGAAATAGAGGCGTTTTCTAAGCTGACGGAGCCACGTATTGATGCTGCTAAAAAATATTATTGGCATCTTTACTACTTATTGATGGGAAATTTGGGAAAAGCACTTCAGAACCTCCTTCAGGCAATCAATCTGACCAGAAAGGCAAAATTAGAAAAACACGCTGCATATTTCAATATCGTTTTGAGTCAGTTCTGGCTGGACTTGGCAGATTATCAAGCTGCTGAACAAAACTTGGATACACAAATTGTGAAGACTCCTCAGTTTGAGCCGTATAGACTGTTTGAATATACAATCCAAGCCAAACTGAACTTGTTTAGAGGCGACTCAACACAGGCGCTCAGATGTCTTGAGTCCGGCGAACGTTGGCGTTCTTTGGCTGAGTTTCCTGAACAGACTCTGGCTGATCTCACACGTGGGGAGGTGTTATTTGCGCTGGGGCGCTCTTCAGAGGCCGAAGAAATCTTGGCCACTATCGGCCCAAGTGCGGCACCATCCCTCAGAGCGGACGCGCTGGCTTTGCAACTTTGGCAGCCTGATCCTCCCGCCGCGCTGATACCGGAGGCGCAGGCCCTACTGTCTAGTCGGCGCTTGAACGCTTTGACGGCTCTGCGCCTTCAATTCGCGCTAGCCCGCTTGCCAGATGCCGCGCCTGAACTTCATCTCAGGGCGCGGGACAGTTTGGCTACGTTGGCCCAGACGCTCACGCCGATTCAGGCCCAGCGCTTCACGGCTTTTTACCTCGCTCAACTCCCACCCGAGTGA
- the ddrC gene encoding DNA damage response protein DdrC gives MNATIDTALKTVAPTLSIGSARLPLSDAGRLHAASALSFLGLGQAAAWAQQDWESPHWKAFEQMHSLSHELSDFGAGPEPTLSVAEFVALAAQTQTTSARRLQRKMADTFARSLMGDIRLAAEVAERSSEPLARSWLHARLESQDARRTLMSAAAKHGGHGPIFGQLGSVSNRSVLGKDSATLRRERGVKQTRDGLGTDELRRLSYLDAATAAALEGGTVQGNDAILELHRKVAGRERQTWAGGLDRAG, from the coding sequence ATGAATGCGACTATCGATACAGCGCTTAAAACGGTGGCCCCGACCCTCTCCATCGGCAGCGCCCGCTTGCCGCTGAGTGACGCAGGACGCCTGCACGCCGCCAGCGCCCTGAGCTTTTTGGGCCTCGGTCAAGCAGCAGCGTGGGCGCAGCAAGACTGGGAAAGCCCGCACTGGAAAGCTTTTGAACAGATGCACAGCCTAAGCCATGAGCTGAGCGACTTCGGCGCGGGGCCGGAGCCGACCCTCAGCGTGGCCGAGTTCGTGGCCTTGGCCGCCCAGACGCAAACCACTTCCGCCCGCCGCCTTCAGCGCAAAATGGCCGACACCTTCGCCCGCAGCTTGATGGGCGACATCCGGCTGGCCGCCGAGGTGGCCGAGCGCAGTTCAGAACCGCTGGCCCGCAGTTGGCTGCACGCCCGCTTGGAATCCCAAGACGCCCGCCGCACCTTGATGAGCGCCGCTGCCAAGCACGGCGGACACGGCCCGATTTTTGGACAGCTTGGCAGCGTGAGTAACCGCAGCGTGCTGGGCAAAGACAGCGCCACCCTGCGCCGTGAGCGCGGCGTCAAGCAGACCCGCGACGGTCTGGGCACCGACGAGTTGCGCCGGTTGTCGTACCTCGACGCCGCCACTGCCGCCGCGCTGGAAGGCGGCACTGTTCAGGGCAACGACGCTATTTTGGAACTCCACCGCAAAGTTGCTGGGCGCGAGCGCCAGACTTGGGCAGGCGGGCTGGATAGAGCAGGCTAA
- a CDS encoding (4Fe-4S)-binding protein, whose translation MTRESDANPPVPTTTAAPEWGRAYTAPDITVYFDKARCIHFAACIRGLPQVFNTDARPWIQPDAAPAGALAEVVRRCPTGALHYALASGPAEQPEDTTIQVCEKGPLFVRGDLRMAAPQGSVHDTRMALCRCGASHNKPFCDGSHRNSGFEAAGGEKLNQG comes from the coding sequence ATGACCCGAGAGAGCGACGCAAATCCGCCAGTTCCGACGACTACAGCCGCGCCCGAATGGGGACGTGCCTACACCGCGCCGGACATCACTGTTTACTTTGACAAAGCACGCTGCATTCATTTCGCCGCCTGCATTCGCGGCTTGCCGCAGGTGTTCAATACCGACGCCCGCCCCTGGATTCAGCCCGACGCCGCGCCCGCCGGGGCACTGGCCGAAGTGGTGCGCCGATGCCCCACCGGAGCGCTGCACTATGCCCTGGCCAGTGGCCCCGCTGAGCAACCGGAAGACACCACCATTCAAGTCTGCGAAAAAGGCCCGCTGTTCGTACGCGGTGATCTGAGGATGGCCGCGCCGCAGGGCAGCGTCCACGACACCCGCATGGCCCTGTGCCGCTGCGGGGCGAGCCACAACAAACCGTTTTGCGACGGCTCCCACCGCAACAGCGGGTTTGAGGCGGCGGGCGGCGAGAAGTTGAATCAAGGCTGA
- a CDS encoding CinA family nicotinamide mononucleotide deamidase-related protein, with product MKAEIISVGTELLLGEIVDTNAAFVARELSLRGVTLQRKATVGDNLERISGLIRESLSRADLVILGGGLGPTDDDLTREGIAAVAHETPAEDPELLAWLSNLFTSRERTMAPINRKQAWLIPSASALPNPLGTAPGWFVTLPQGHEFAGKRIAALPGPPREMNRMFREELLPRLNLPTWAFYAVTLHTSGIGESDVATHLGDLTKIANPSVATYARKTGTDVRVAASAKSAEEARQLAEPVLAQARTALGRYIWAEEKTGDPPATLAGAVIKLLAGRSLGLVEAGSGGTLALQFAGAAALKGAAISDDHATLLTLGLTPITLSRDGACSEAAALELAHGARERFGTGIGLSVCAAAEGEQQGQVAIAIVGEGLERVASVNWPGDAGQVRERAASTALNLAFRALSAAEADQTQAGQTQANQTQAGQR from the coding sequence GTGAAAGCTGAGATCATCAGCGTCGGCACCGAATTGCTGCTCGGCGAAATCGTGGATACCAATGCGGCGTTCGTGGCCCGCGAACTGTCGCTGCGCGGCGTGACCTTGCAGCGCAAAGCCACCGTCGGTGACAACTTGGAGCGCATCAGCGGCCTCATTCGGGAATCGCTTTCCCGCGCCGACTTGGTGATTTTGGGCGGCGGCCTCGGCCCCACCGACGACGACCTGACCCGTGAGGGCATTGCCGCAGTCGCCCACGAGACGCCTGCTGAAGACCCCGAGTTGCTGGCCTGGCTCAGCAATCTGTTTACTTCGCGCGAGCGCACGATGGCCCCAATCAACCGCAAGCAGGCCTGGCTGATTCCCTCGGCCTCAGCGCTGCCCAACCCACTCGGCACCGCGCCGGGCTGGTTTGTGACGCTGCCGCAGGGGCACGAATTTGCCGGAAAACGGATTGCGGCCCTGCCCGGCCCGCCCCGCGAGATGAACCGCATGTTCAGAGAAGAACTGCTGCCCCGCCTGAACCTTCCCACTTGGGCCTTTTACGCGGTCACGCTCCACACGTCGGGCATCGGTGAGAGCGATGTGGCCACCCATTTGGGCGACCTGACCAAAATCGCCAATCCCAGCGTGGCTACCTACGCCCGCAAAACCGGAACCGACGTGCGGGTGGCCGCCAGTGCCAAGAGCGCTGAGGAAGCGCGGCAGCTGGCCGAACCTGTCCTAGCGCAGGCCCGCACCGCTTTGGGCCGCTACATTTGGGCCGAAGAAAAAACCGGCGACCCGCCCGCCACCCTTGCGGGCGCAGTCATCAAGCTGCTGGCTGGACGGAGCCTCGGCTTAGTGGAAGCAGGCAGCGGCGGCACTTTGGCCCTTCAATTTGCCGGCGCTGCTGCTCTTAAAGGAGCCGCCATCTCGGACGATCACGCCACTTTGCTGACGCTCGGCCTGACGCCGATCACCCTTTCCAGAGACGGAGCGTGTAGCGAAGCCGCCGCACTGGAACTCGCTCACGGCGCACGCGAGCGGTTTGGAACCGGGATAGGCCTAAGCGTCTGCGCCGCCGCCGAGGGTGAGCAGCAAGGCCAAGTGGCGATTGCCATCGTGGGCGAGGGCTTAGAGCGCGTCGCCTCGGTCAATTGGCCGGGCGACGCCGGGCAAGTCCGCGAGCGGGCCGCCAGCACCGCGCTGAACTTGGCATTTCGGGCGCTGAGTGCAGCCGAAGCCGATCAAACGCAAGCGGGCCAAACCCAAGCCAACCAGACTCAGGCGGGTCAGCGATGA
- the thpR gene encoding RNA 2',3'-cyclic phosphodiesterase — protein MSKPQKKGQPLKLRAAPRRPTERPAEPNLSQANASQAAEPSAYKETPPEPQHSQPSRPPQRSERSERPAAQKPRPTGPAGDKRPRSKPTRDAPVYDTHQANLRLFFALKVPPEVAEQLATAQKNLRGNWRSVRADQLHVTLAYLPGVDPAKIDALKKLGEQVAAQTAPLSLKLRGTGYFPNEGSPRVWFVKVEAEGLEELAAALRLGLTELGVDTDNLAFKAHITLARKKGAAPRLPPKIFDLGWDAGAVTLYRSHLQKTGPIYENLAMFKLRGEFRATIMSSAESTPDITADIASAPSQLDLPTDLSPEDTP, from the coding sequence ATGAGCAAGCCGCAGAAGAAAGGCCAACCGCTGAAGCTGAGAGCCGCGCCACGCCGCCCCACTGAACGCCCAGCCGAGCCCAATCTGTCCCAGGCCAATGCATCCCAGGCTGCTGAACCGAGCGCTTATAAAGAGACGCCGCCCGAGCCTCAACACAGCCAGCCCAGCCGCCCACCCCAGCGCAGTGAACGAAGTGAGCGCCCAGCCGCCCAGAAACCACGTCCAACCGGGCCCGCCGGCGATAAGCGTCCTCGCAGCAAACCGACTCGGGACGCGCCCGTTTACGATACCCACCAAGCCAACCTGCGCCTCTTTTTTGCCCTCAAAGTGCCGCCGGAAGTCGCCGAGCAGCTTGCCACGGCCCAAAAGAACTTGCGCGGCAATTGGCGCTCAGTGCGGGCCGATCAGTTGCATGTGACGCTGGCGTATCTGCCCGGCGTTGACCCAGCCAAAATAGACGCCCTCAAGAAACTGGGCGAGCAAGTGGCCGCACAAACCGCACCGCTGAGCCTCAAGCTGCGCGGCACCGGGTATTTTCCCAACGAAGGCAGCCCCCGCGTCTGGTTTGTCAAAGTGGAAGCCGAGGGGCTGGAAGAATTGGCCGCTGCGCTGCGCCTTGGCCTTACGGAACTGGGGGTGGACACCGACAACCTCGCCTTCAAAGCCCACATTACCCTGGCCCGCAAGAAGGGCGCAGCTCCCCGCTTGCCGCCCAAAATTTTTGACCTCGGCTGGGATGCGGGCGCGGTGACGCTTTACCGCAGCCACCTCCAAAAGACTGGGCCGATCTACGAGAACTTGGCGATGTTTAAGTTGCGCGGCGAATTTCGTGCTACCATTATGTCCAGTGCTGAATCTACTCCAGACATAACCGCCGACATTGCATCTGCACCAAGCCAACTCGATCTGCCAACCGATCTGTCCCCGGAGGACACCCCATGA
- the recA gene encoding recombinase RecA has product MSKENPKETSAPNNEAERTKAIDTAMSQIEKQFGKGSIVRLGANTKLDIQVISTGSLSLDLALGVGGIPRGRVTEIYGPESGGKTTLALAIIAQAQKAGGTAAFIDAEHALDPVYARALGVDTDALLVSQPDNGEQALEIMELLVRSGAIDVVVVDSVAALTPRAEIEGDMGDSLPGLQARLMSQALRKLTAILSKTGTAAIFINQVREKIGVMYGNPETTTGGRALKFYSSVRLDVRKIGQPTKVGNDAVANTVKIKTVKNKVAAPFKEVELSLVFGKGFDQLTDLITLAADMDIVKKAGSFYSYNEERIGQGKEKAIAYIAERPELEKEIRERVTAAIKAGNTKEVAKPAAPEAELAVAE; this is encoded by the coding sequence ATGAGCAAAGAAAACCCCAAAGAGACTTCCGCCCCCAACAACGAAGCCGAGCGCACCAAAGCCATCGACACCGCCATGAGCCAGATCGAAAAGCAGTTCGGCAAGGGCAGCATCGTGCGGCTGGGAGCCAACACCAAGCTCGACATCCAGGTGATCAGCACCGGCAGCCTCAGCTTGGACTTGGCGCTGGGCGTGGGCGGCATTCCGCGTGGGCGCGTCACCGAGATTTACGGCCCCGAGTCCGGCGGCAAAACCACTTTGGCGCTGGCGATCATTGCTCAGGCCCAAAAAGCCGGCGGCACGGCGGCCTTCATTGACGCCGAACACGCCCTCGATCCGGTGTATGCCCGTGCGCTGGGCGTGGACACCGACGCTCTGCTGGTGTCGCAGCCCGATAACGGCGAGCAGGCGCTGGAAATCATGGAACTGCTGGTGCGCTCGGGAGCCATTGACGTGGTTGTCGTGGACTCGGTGGCCGCGCTGACCCCCCGCGCCGAAATCGAGGGCGACATGGGCGACTCTCTGCCCGGCCTGCAAGCGAGATTGATGTCGCAGGCTCTCCGCAAATTGACGGCCATTTTATCCAAGACCGGTACCGCCGCCATTTTTATCAATCAGGTGCGCGAGAAGATCGGCGTGATGTACGGCAATCCGGAAACCACCACTGGTGGGCGGGCGCTCAAATTTTACTCCTCGGTGCGCTTAGATGTCCGCAAAATCGGCCAGCCCACTAAAGTCGGCAACGACGCGGTGGCCAACACCGTCAAAATCAAGACCGTTAAAAACAAAGTCGCCGCGCCGTTTAAAGAAGTGGAATTGTCGCTGGTGTTCGGCAAAGGCTTTGACCAGCTCACCGACCTCATTACCTTGGCCGCCGATATGGACATCGTGAAAAAGGCGGGCAGCTTTTACAGCTACAACGAAGAGCGCATCGGGCAGGGCAAGGAAAAAGCCATTGCTTACATTGCCGAGCGCCCTGAACTCGAAAAAGAAATCCGTGAGCGCGTAACGGCGGCCATTAAAGCGGGCAATACCAAAGAAGTGGCCAAGCCCGCCGCACCGGAAGCTGAATTGGCAGTGGCGGAGTAA
- a CDS encoding mycothiol transferase, with protein MTPEATLTPEAWARALRIDPQPPYTPHIGALVEMLSYTRLTTLQAVEGLDKQDLDTTYDDFPHSIAMLLGHLAAVERAYQYISFENLDPFAGDVPAYDRYLGAMTFGEHGLAVRRFQLKELLDELADVRAETLRELGKRDDAWLSQRLSLPEMTDMNHHWVWFHVLEEELSDRGQIRLLRQAILRAQTTEASPPDLANE; from the coding sequence ATGACCCCTGAAGCCACCCTAACGCCCGAGGCTTGGGCACGCGCCCTGAGAATTGACCCGCAGCCGCCCTACACACCGCACATCGGGGCGTTGGTGGAAATGCTGAGCTACACCCGCCTGACCACCCTGCAAGCGGTGGAGGGCCTAGACAAGCAGGATTTGGACACCACTTACGACGACTTTCCGCACTCCATCGCCATGCTGCTCGGCCACCTGGCCGCCGTGGAGCGGGCTTATCAGTACATCAGCTTTGAGAATCTGGACCCTTTCGCGGGCGACGTACCGGCTTATGACCGCTACCTCGGCGCGATGACGTTTGGCGAACACGGCCTCGCGGTGCGGCGCTTTCAGCTCAAAGAACTGCTGGATGAACTGGCCGACGTCCGTGCCGAAACATTGCGCGAGCTGGGCAAGCGCGATGACGCGTGGCTGAGTCAGCGCCTGAGTTTGCCCGAAATGACCGATATGAACCACCACTGGGTCTGGTTTCACGTGTTGGAAGAAGAACTCAGCGACAGGGGCCAGATTCGCCTGCTGCGGCAAGCCATCTTGCGGGCGCAGACTACTGAAGCAAGCCCGCCAGATTTAGCGAATGAGTGA
- a CDS encoding phosphatase domain-containing protein has protein sequence MIRAAALLCLSVSALSLPVALAAPAHTLSVAGWASTRATHLSIQVDAYDAWRGGGPAVLQNIARLLPQGAAGIGVVCQVGEQSLNVITDQGGHARCELKATGAVKVSLASGEEVTPNIPSLSDAPVTVISDLDDTVLITGAGKRSSVSTFLGATVSNRAAFPDIAPLYNSFAARGYSLVYLSNSPLGLSDFLRSVLPARGLPEGPLLLRALDAQTLLHSTQHKTQSLNELAADLPGQFLLIGDTAQKDPEVYTAFAKSHPGKVLGIAIRDVSGPPRSQDVAALLYTAGVPVIIGADAAAFASLIR, from the coding sequence ATGATTCGCGCCGCCGCTTTGCTCTGCTTGTCCGTATCTGCTTTGTCTCTGCCTGTTGCCCTCGCCGCGCCTGCCCACACGTTGTCGGTGGCGGGCTGGGCCTCTACGCGGGCCACCCACCTCAGTATTCAGGTGGACGCTTACGACGCTTGGCGCGGCGGTGGGCCAGCCGTGCTGCAAAACATCGCCCGTTTGCTGCCTCAGGGCGCGGCGGGCATAGGCGTGGTGTGTCAGGTGGGCGAGCAAAGCCTCAACGTGATCACCGATCAGGGTGGCCACGCCCGCTGTGAACTGAAGGCGACTGGAGCCGTCAAAGTCAGCTTGGCGAGTGGGGAAGAGGTGACGCCCAACATTCCCAGCTTGTCCGACGCGCCTGTGACGGTGATCAGCGACCTGGACGACACGGTGCTGATCACTGGGGCAGGGAAGCGAAGTTCAGTCTCCACTTTCCTCGGAGCCACCGTCAGCAACCGGGCAGCTTTCCCCGACATCGCTCCGCTTTACAACAGTTTTGCGGCGCGGGGCTACTCTCTCGTTTACCTCTCCAACAGCCCTCTGGGCCTCAGCGATTTTTTGCGCTCGGTGCTGCCGGCGCGGGGATTGCCGGAAGGCCCACTGTTGCTGAGGGCGCTGGACGCTCAGACCTTGCTGCACTCCACTCAACACAAAACCCAATCGCTCAATGAGTTGGCCGCCGACTTGCCCGGCCAGTTCTTGCTGATCGGCGACACCGCCCAGAAAGACCCCGAAGTGTATACCGCCTTTGCCAAGTCGCACCCCGGCAAGGTGCTGGGCATCGCCATTCGGGACGTGTCGGGGCCGCCGCGCAGCCAAGACGTCGCTGCACTGCTTTACACAGCGGGGGTGCCGGTGATCATCGGTGCCGACGCGGCGGCGTTCGCCTCACTCATTCGCTAA
- a CDS encoding D-alanine--D-alanine ligase family protein, with protein sequence MSAQSVLAALPASHFEVTPLVIDAAGRWLGRADTARVLGGAQDSAAPVSSELRPYEVAGFDVIWPLLHGPNGEDGTVQGFLTLTGAAYVGSGVLGSAASMDKVMTKQVLASVGVPQVEYRLVTRQAWRSAPESVRIAAGSLGYPQFVKPANLGSSVGISRAAGPEDLEAALDLAFSLDRRVILEAAASHKPRELEVGILGNDAPQASPVGELRFEALFYDYTTKYTEGQASMHIPAPVPAEVAARVRELALTAFKALDCAGLARIDFFYVEETGELYLNEVNTMPGFTTTSMYPKLWEAAGLSYAELVTRLVDLAQEER encoded by the coding sequence ATGAGTGCCCAGAGTGTACTGGCCGCTTTGCCGGCGTCACACTTTGAAGTGACGCCGCTGGTCATTGACGCGGCAGGCCGCTGGCTGGGGCGGGCAGACACGGCGCGGGTGCTGGGCGGCGCTCAGGACTCGGCGGCTCCGGTTTCAAGTGAGCTGCGCCCTTACGAAGTGGCGGGCTTCGATGTGATCTGGCCGCTGCTGCACGGCCCCAACGGCGAGGACGGCACGGTGCAGGGCTTTTTGACGTTGACTGGCGCGGCCTACGTGGGCTCGGGCGTGCTGGGCAGCGCTGCCAGCATGGACAAGGTGATGACCAAACAGGTGCTGGCTTCGGTGGGCGTGCCGCAGGTGGAGTACCGCCTGGTGACCCGTCAAGCGTGGCGCAGCGCTCCCGAAAGTGTGCGGATCGCCGCAGGGTCGTTGGGCTACCCCCAATTCGTGAAGCCCGCCAACTTGGGCAGTTCGGTGGGCATCAGCCGCGCCGCTGGCCCGGAGGACTTGGAAGCGGCTCTCGATCTGGCTTTTTCCTTAGATCGCCGGGTGATTTTGGAAGCCGCCGCCTCCCACAAGCCGCGTGAACTGGAAGTGGGCATCTTGGGCAATGACGCTCCGCAGGCCAGCCCAGTCGGGGAGCTGCGTTTCGAAGCGCTCTTTTACGACTACACCACCAAATACACCGAGGGGCAGGCCAGTATGCACATTCCCGCTCCGGTGCCTGCTGAAGTCGCCGCCCGTGTGCGTGAGTTGGCTCTCACCGCGTTCAAAGCACTCGACTGTGCCGGACTGGCCCGCATCGACTTTTTCTACGTCGAAGAAACTGGGGAGCTGTACCTCAACGAAGTCAACACCATGCCGGGCTTTACCACCACCAGCATGTATCCCAAGTTGTGGGAAGCGGCGGGCCTGAGCTACGCCGAGTTGGTGACGCGCTTGGTGGATTTGGCGCAAGAAGAGCGCTGA